One window from the genome of Dermacentor silvarum isolate Dsil-2018 chromosome 7, BIME_Dsil_1.4, whole genome shotgun sequence encodes:
- the LOC119458829 gene encoding BTB/POZ domain-containing protein 6 — MSSLDISDFTDNGEHTDVKFTVKSKIFAVSNTFSVHKIVLAASCWFFNEKFQDNIGQQSEEHVEDLHPDGFEGLLKFSYTGNPQFESVEAAMYTRTAAKKYLMEELVLACERYIHEYVEADQVCGLIDYAVLTDDQDIHAMVNDTIARHGKYVLLSQGFVDCLEQTAHFVLDRITSTATEGDITRAVLKWADSHCRKTRVDFKTAVASFLPKLRFLSLTPREFVQFSAPAVARGAMTAADALAIMTELIRGHSEQLPPWLCRLSGPRKGIPAKPSAQLITYEA; from the exons ATGTCGTCG TTGGACATCAGCGACTTCACTGACAACGGCGAGCACACCGACGTCAAGTTCACTGTGAAGTCGAAAATTTTTGCCGTATCAAATACCTTCAGCGTGCATAAGATAGTACTAGCCGCAAGCTGCTGGTTCTTCAACGAAAAGTTTCAGGACAACATCGGCCAACAGAGTGAGGAGCATGTCGAAGATCTTCATCCAGACGGCTTCGAAGGGCTTCTCAA GTTCTCCTATACGGGAAATCCGCAATTCGAGAGCGTAGAGGCAGCCATGTACACACGCACGGCAGCTAAGAAGTACTTGATGGAAGAACTCGTGCTCGCCTGCGAAAGGTACATCCACGAATACGTCGAAGCAGACCAGGTATGCGGACTAATCGACTACGCCGTGCTCACAGACGACCAGGACATCCACGCTATGGTCAACGACACCATCGCCAGACACGGGAAGTACGTGCTCCTTTCGCAAGGCTTCGTCGACTGCTTGGAGCAGACGGCGCACTTCGTGTTGGACAGG ATCACATCGACCGCAACGGAGGGCGACATCACCAGGGCCGTGCTGAAGTGGGCGGACTCCCATTGCCGGAAGACGCGGGTCGACTTCAAGACCGCCGTGGCATCGTTCCTGCCCAAGCTCCGGTTTCTGTCGCTGACGCCGCGGGAGTTCGTCCAGTTCTCCGCGCCGGCCGTGGCTCGCGGCGCCATGACGGCGGCGGACGCGCTCGCCATCATGACCGAGCTAATCCGCGGCCATTCCGAACAGTTGCCGCCGTGGCTGTGCCGGCTATCGGGTCCACGCAAGGGAATCCCCGCGAAGCCGTCCGCGCAATTAATCACGTATGAGGCATAG